One region of Triticum aestivum cultivar Chinese Spring chromosome 6B, IWGSC CS RefSeq v2.1, whole genome shotgun sequence genomic DNA includes:
- the LOC123137430 gene encoding short-chain dehydrogenase TIC 32, chloroplastic isoform X2, whose product MTSPELDDGAVEKEPAAASRDGAMTSPLFLGASSGIGAEMARGAHVVMAVRNLAAAEAVRQAVLAETPGASVEVMELDLSSLASVRKFAADFAASGLPLNILIQGLSRRGSGSGPLRFLGTSHSASGSSSDHGVPALQGHCFLPRTRCPAP is encoded by the exons ATGACGAGCCCGGAGCTGGACGACGGCGCGGTCGAGAAGGAGCCGGCGGCAGCATCGCGCGATGGCGCGATGACGAGTCCTCTTTTCCTTG GTGCGTCGAGCGGGATCGGCGCGGAGATGGCGCGCGGCGCCCACGTCGTCATGGCCGTCCGCAACCTCGCCGCCGCAGAGGCCGTTCGCCAGGCCGTCCTCGCCGAGACCCCCGGCGCGAGCGTGGAGGTGATGGAGCTGGACCTCTCCTCGTTGGCATCTGTCCGCAAGTTCGCCGCCGACTTTGCCGCCAGTGGCCTCCCGCTCAACATCCTCAT TCAGGGGTTGTCAAGACGAGGTTCAGGTTCAGGCCCATTGCGATTTCTTGGGACCAGTCATTCAGCTTCAGGTTCAAGTTCAG ATCATGGTGTACCAGCTTTGCAAGGGCATTGCTTTTTGCCACGGACGCGGTGTCCGGCACCATGA
- the LOC123137430 gene encoding short-chain dehydrogenase TIC 32, chloroplastic isoform X1, whose product MTSPELDDGAVEKEPAAASRDGAMTSPLFLGASSGIGAEMARGAHVVMAVRNLAAAEAVRQAVLAETPGASVEVMELDLSSLASVRKFAADFAASGLPLNILISWCTSFARALLFATDAVSGTMTLSHTTCKLVDRCWPFMFLHELQDKEVGRS is encoded by the exons ATGACGAGCCCGGAGCTGGACGACGGCGCGGTCGAGAAGGAGCCGGCGGCAGCATCGCGCGATGGCGCGATGACGAGTCCTCTTTTCCTTG GTGCGTCGAGCGGGATCGGCGCGGAGATGGCGCGCGGCGCCCACGTCGTCATGGCCGTCCGCAACCTCGCCGCCGCAGAGGCCGTTCGCCAGGCCGTCCTCGCCGAGACCCCCGGCGCGAGCGTGGAGGTGATGGAGCTGGACCTCTCCTCGTTGGCATCTGTCCGCAAGTTCGCCGCCGACTTTGCCGCCAGTGGCCTCCCGCTCAACATCCTCAT ATCATGGTGTACCAGCTTTGCAAGGGCATTGCTTTTTGCCACGGACGCGGTGTCCGGCACCATGACCTTGAGCCACACAACCTGCAAATTGGTGGACAG ATGCTGGCCTTTCATGTTTCTTCACGAGCTTCAAGACAAAGAAGTTGGAAGAAGCTAG
- the LOC123137430 gene encoding short-chain dehydrogenase TIC 32, chloroplastic isoform X3, producing the protein MTSPELDDGAVEKEPAAASRDGAMTSPLFLGASSGIGAEMARGAHVVMAVRNLAAAEAVRQAVLAETPGASVEVMELDLSSLASVRKFAADFAASGLPLNILICWPFMFLHELQDKEVGRS; encoded by the exons ATGACGAGCCCGGAGCTGGACGACGGCGCGGTCGAGAAGGAGCCGGCGGCAGCATCGCGCGATGGCGCGATGACGAGTCCTCTTTTCCTTG GTGCGTCGAGCGGGATCGGCGCGGAGATGGCGCGCGGCGCCCACGTCGTCATGGCCGTCCGCAACCTCGCCGCCGCAGAGGCCGTTCGCCAGGCCGTCCTCGCCGAGACCCCCGGCGCGAGCGTGGAGGTGATGGAGCTGGACCTCTCCTCGTTGGCATCTGTCCGCAAGTTCGCCGCCGACTTTGCCGCCAGTGGCCTCCCGCTCAACATCCTCAT ATGCTGGCCTTTCATGTTTCTTCACGAGCTTCAAGACAAAGAAGTTGGAAGAAGCTAG